The following coding sequences are from one Electrophorus electricus isolate fEleEle1 chromosome 22, fEleEle1.pri, whole genome shotgun sequence window:
- the rapgef3 gene encoding rap guanine nucleotide exchange factor 3 isoform X2 translates to MCSADTLIKSTPSPVRRTTNQTPLPEPLDAQDTMKQFLSDRILKAARVVYGTLVERNPTLIRDRKHHLKTYRQCCSGKELVDWLTKLNDCFLSRTQAVGMWQVLLDEGILVHVKQDFNFHDRDTQFYRFLETDFNLNHTANEKDSKEDELQEGLSLLLQMGPDALLNMILRKCPNQRSAGDVEVIYEELLHVKAVSHLSTSVRKELAAVLVFESHAKAGTVLFSQGDKGTSWYIIWKGSVNVITHGKGLVTSLHEGEDFGQLALVNDAPRAATIILREDNCHFLRVDKSDFIRILKDVEANTVRLEEHGKVVLVLEKSSGLGSPHLGGSGSSSKYTVMSGTPEKILEHLLETIKLDTNGSDPIDPCVGDFLLTQQVFMPSAQLCPALQHHYHAEPSEGSELEKTAYALNTKQKVVKLVGQWVALYGPLLKDDPVAVHFLEKLREEVMGDSRLSSILKEQLKDRRKTKVQENGCQTVTKMNQKFDWFAAHEEPLVKVRIRARDKVMYEIYRPDHKAVSLVLPVDSSVQDIMSVLVNPGGDHVMVKMNSSGETVQLKLDATAVSASLGLNERLFLCTASQVQELVPLKEQLGPEQSTTDALEQMCSKDIATQLTNYDWELFTAMHEVELVHYTFGRQKFPGATTANLERFMRHFNALQYWVVTELCLCEDLTRRSTLLKKFIKIAIVLKEQKNLNAFFAVMFGLSNSAVQRLCGTWERVPNKTRRIYCAYERLLDPSRNHRAYRLAVAKLNPPYIPFMPLLLKDMTFIHEGNKNYTDNLVNFEKMRMIAKTMKIVRGCRSQPYVPSSPQKGLTERMFVDAPALRISTYSDQSLTVRNTGNIRHYIQNLKVIDNQKKLTQLSRAIER, encoded by the exons ATGTGTTCTGCCGACACGCTCATCAAGTCTACGCCGAGTCCAGTCAGGAGGACAACTAATCAG ACTCCGCTCCCTGAACCCTTGGACGCGCAGGACACCATGAAACAG TTTTTGTCTGATCGCATTCTGAAGGCAGCCAGGGTGGTGTATGGCACGCTGGTGGAAAGAAACCCAACCCTGATCAGGGACAGGAAGCATCACCTGAAGACCTACAG GCAGTGCTGCAGTGGGAAGGAGCTCGTTGATTGGCTGACAAAGCTGAATGACTGCTTCCTCTCTCGGACTCAGGCGGTCGGCATGTGGCAGGTGTTGTTGGACGAGGGCATCCTTGTTCATG TGAAGCAGGATTTCAACTTCCATGACAGAGATACCCAGTTTTACCGATTCTTGGAGACAGATTTCAACCTGAATCACACAGCCAATGAGAAGGACTCAAAAGAAGATGAACTCCAAGAAGGTTTGTCACTGTTACTCCAGATGGGCCCTGACGCTCTTCTGAACATGATCCTCCGCAAATG CCCAAACCAGAGGTCAGCGGGTGACGTGGAGGTCATCTACGAGGAGCTACTGCACGTGAAAGCTGTTTCTCATCTTTCCACCTCC GTGCGGAAGGAGCTGGCTGCAGTGCTGGTGTTCGAGTCCCACGCCAAGGCAGGCACAGTCT TGTTCAGTCAAGGAGACAAAGGTACATCCTGGTACATAATCTGGAAGGGGTCCGTTAATGTCATCACACATGGAAAG ggttTGGTGACCTCACTGCATGAAGGAGAGGACTTTGGACAGCTTGCCTTGGTGAACGATGCCCCGCGTGCTGCCACTATCATATTGAGGGAGGACAACTGTCACTTTCTCAGAGTTGACAAGTCTGACTTCATTCGAATACTCAAG GACGTGGAGGCGAACACGGTTCGTCTGGAAGAGCACGGTAAAGTGGTGCTGGTACTGGAGAAGAGTTCCGGGCTGGGGTCGCCCCACTTGGGAGGGTCAGGGAGCAGCAGCAA GTACACAGTTATGTCTGGAACGCCAGAGAAAATTTTGGAACATCTCCTGGAAACTATAAAGCTGGATACCAATGGAAGTGATCCCATAG ATCCATGTGTTGGCGACTTCCTCCTCACACAGCAAGTGTTCATGCCTTCTGCACAGCTCTGCCCAGCTCTACAGCATCA CTACCACGCCGAACCGTCCGAGGGCTCCGAGCTGGAGAAGACCGCCTACGCGCTCAACACCAAGCAGAAGGTGGTGAAACTGGTCGGCCAGTGGGTGGCACTCTATGGCCCACTGCTCAAGGATGACCCCGTGGCCGTCCACTTCCTGGAG AAACTGAGAGAAGAAGTGATGGGTGACTCAAGACTCTCAAGTATACTCAAAGAACAGCTCAAGGACAGAAGGAAAACTAAAGT GCAGGAAAACGGATGCCAAACAGTGACAAAG ATGAACCAGAAATTTGATTGGTTCGCCGCCCACGAGGAGCCACTTGTGAAGGTCAGGATCAGAGCTCGGGATAAAG TCATGTATGAGATCTACAGGCCGGACCACAAGGCTGTGTCCCTGGTGCTTCCCGTGGACTCTTCAGTGCAGGACATTATGTCTGTCCTGGTCAACCCAGGAGGAGACCATGTCATGGTCAAAATGAACTCCTCCGGAG AGACAGTGCAGCTCAAGCTGGACGCCACAGCCGTCTCTGCATCCCTGGGGCTGAACGAGAGACTCTTCCTGTGCACCGCTTCCCAGGTGCAGGAGCTG GTCCCCTTGAAGGAACAGCTCGGCCCGGAGCAGAGCACCACTGACGCTCTGGAGCAGATGTGCTCCAAGGACATCGCCACACAGCTTACCAACTACGACTGGGAGCTCTTCACAGCCATGCACGAG GTGGAGCTGGTTCACTACACCTTCGGGAGGCAGAAGTTCCCGGGTGCCACCACGGCGAACCTGGAACGCTTCATGCGGCATTTCAACGCACTGCAGTACTGGGTGGTGACGGAACTCTGCCTGTGTGAGGACCTGACGAGGAGAAGCACCCTGCTGAAGAAGTTCATCAAGATCGCCATCGT GTTGAAGGAGCAGAAAAACCTCAACGCGTTCTTTGCCGTCATGTTCGGCCTGAGCAACAGCGCCGTGCAGAGACTCTGTGGGACGTGGGAG CGGGTGCCGAACAAGACCAGAAGGATCTACTGCGCTTACGAGAGACTGCTG gACCCATCCCGCAACCACAGAGCGTACAGGCTAGCGGTGGCCAAACTCAACCCACCCTACATACCCTTCATGCCCCTTCTGCTTAAAG ACATGACGTTCATCCATGAGGGAAACAAGAATTACACAGATAACCTGGTTAATTTTGAGAAAATG CGTATGATCGCCAAGACGATGAAGATAGTTCGAGGATGCAGAAGCCAACCTTATG TGCCTTCATCCCCACAGAAGGGACTCACAGAAAGGATGTTCGTGGACGCTCCAGCTCTACGTATCTCTACAT ACTCGGACCAGTCCCTCACCGTGCGCAACACCGGCAACATCCGCCACTACATCCAGAACCTCAAAGTCATCGACAACCAGAAGAAGCTCACGCAGCTGTCCAGGGCCATAGAGCGCTGA
- the rapgef3 gene encoding rap guanine nucleotide exchange factor 3 isoform X1, with the protein MHLFRSYSYRVYPDHYPVEKAAIRGVSWTPLPEPLDAQDTMKQFLSDRILKAARVVYGTLVERNPTLIRDRKHHLKTYRQCCSGKELVDWLTKLNDCFLSRTQAVGMWQVLLDEGILVHVKQDFNFHDRDTQFYRFLETDFNLNHTANEKDSKEDELQEGLSLLLQMGPDALLNMILRKCPNQRSAGDVEVIYEELLHVKAVSHLSTSVRKELAAVLVFESHAKAGTVLFSQGDKGTSWYIIWKGSVNVITHGKGLVTSLHEGEDFGQLALVNDAPRAATIILREDNCHFLRVDKSDFIRILKDVEANTVRLEEHGKVVLVLEKSSGLGSPHLGGSGSSSKYTVMSGTPEKILEHLLETIKLDTNGSDPIDPCVGDFLLTQQVFMPSAQLCPALQHHYHAEPSEGSELEKTAYALNTKQKVVKLVGQWVALYGPLLKDDPVAVHFLEKLREEVMGDSRLSSILKEQLKDRRKTKVQENGCQTVTKMNQKFDWFAAHEEPLVKVRIRARDKVMYEIYRPDHKAVSLVLPVDSSVQDIMSVLVNPGGDHVMVKMNSSGETVQLKLDATAVSASLGLNERLFLCTASQVQELVPLKEQLGPEQSTTDALEQMCSKDIATQLTNYDWELFTAMHEVELVHYTFGRQKFPGATTANLERFMRHFNALQYWVVTELCLCEDLTRRSTLLKKFIKIAIVLKEQKNLNAFFAVMFGLSNSAVQRLCGTWERVPNKTRRIYCAYERLLDPSRNHRAYRLAVAKLNPPYIPFMPLLLKDMTFIHEGNKNYTDNLVNFEKMRMIAKTMKIVRGCRSQPYVPSSPQKGLTERMFVDAPALRISTYSDQSLTVRNTGNIRHYIQNLKVIDNQKKLTQLSRAIER; encoded by the exons ATGCATCTCTTTCGGAGTTACAGTTACCGGGTCTATCCTGACCATTACCCCGTGGAAAAAGCTGCCATCCGAGGCGTCAGCTGG ACTCCGCTCCCTGAACCCTTGGACGCGCAGGACACCATGAAACAG TTTTTGTCTGATCGCATTCTGAAGGCAGCCAGGGTGGTGTATGGCACGCTGGTGGAAAGAAACCCAACCCTGATCAGGGACAGGAAGCATCACCTGAAGACCTACAG GCAGTGCTGCAGTGGGAAGGAGCTCGTTGATTGGCTGACAAAGCTGAATGACTGCTTCCTCTCTCGGACTCAGGCGGTCGGCATGTGGCAGGTGTTGTTGGACGAGGGCATCCTTGTTCATG TGAAGCAGGATTTCAACTTCCATGACAGAGATACCCAGTTTTACCGATTCTTGGAGACAGATTTCAACCTGAATCACACAGCCAATGAGAAGGACTCAAAAGAAGATGAACTCCAAGAAGGTTTGTCACTGTTACTCCAGATGGGCCCTGACGCTCTTCTGAACATGATCCTCCGCAAATG CCCAAACCAGAGGTCAGCGGGTGACGTGGAGGTCATCTACGAGGAGCTACTGCACGTGAAAGCTGTTTCTCATCTTTCCACCTCC GTGCGGAAGGAGCTGGCTGCAGTGCTGGTGTTCGAGTCCCACGCCAAGGCAGGCACAGTCT TGTTCAGTCAAGGAGACAAAGGTACATCCTGGTACATAATCTGGAAGGGGTCCGTTAATGTCATCACACATGGAAAG ggttTGGTGACCTCACTGCATGAAGGAGAGGACTTTGGACAGCTTGCCTTGGTGAACGATGCCCCGCGTGCTGCCACTATCATATTGAGGGAGGACAACTGTCACTTTCTCAGAGTTGACAAGTCTGACTTCATTCGAATACTCAAG GACGTGGAGGCGAACACGGTTCGTCTGGAAGAGCACGGTAAAGTGGTGCTGGTACTGGAGAAGAGTTCCGGGCTGGGGTCGCCCCACTTGGGAGGGTCAGGGAGCAGCAGCAA GTACACAGTTATGTCTGGAACGCCAGAGAAAATTTTGGAACATCTCCTGGAAACTATAAAGCTGGATACCAATGGAAGTGATCCCATAG ATCCATGTGTTGGCGACTTCCTCCTCACACAGCAAGTGTTCATGCCTTCTGCACAGCTCTGCCCAGCTCTACAGCATCA CTACCACGCCGAACCGTCCGAGGGCTCCGAGCTGGAGAAGACCGCCTACGCGCTCAACACCAAGCAGAAGGTGGTGAAACTGGTCGGCCAGTGGGTGGCACTCTATGGCCCACTGCTCAAGGATGACCCCGTGGCCGTCCACTTCCTGGAG AAACTGAGAGAAGAAGTGATGGGTGACTCAAGACTCTCAAGTATACTCAAAGAACAGCTCAAGGACAGAAGGAAAACTAAAGT GCAGGAAAACGGATGCCAAACAGTGACAAAG ATGAACCAGAAATTTGATTGGTTCGCCGCCCACGAGGAGCCACTTGTGAAGGTCAGGATCAGAGCTCGGGATAAAG TCATGTATGAGATCTACAGGCCGGACCACAAGGCTGTGTCCCTGGTGCTTCCCGTGGACTCTTCAGTGCAGGACATTATGTCTGTCCTGGTCAACCCAGGAGGAGACCATGTCATGGTCAAAATGAACTCCTCCGGAG AGACAGTGCAGCTCAAGCTGGACGCCACAGCCGTCTCTGCATCCCTGGGGCTGAACGAGAGACTCTTCCTGTGCACCGCTTCCCAGGTGCAGGAGCTG GTCCCCTTGAAGGAACAGCTCGGCCCGGAGCAGAGCACCACTGACGCTCTGGAGCAGATGTGCTCCAAGGACATCGCCACACAGCTTACCAACTACGACTGGGAGCTCTTCACAGCCATGCACGAG GTGGAGCTGGTTCACTACACCTTCGGGAGGCAGAAGTTCCCGGGTGCCACCACGGCGAACCTGGAACGCTTCATGCGGCATTTCAACGCACTGCAGTACTGGGTGGTGACGGAACTCTGCCTGTGTGAGGACCTGACGAGGAGAAGCACCCTGCTGAAGAAGTTCATCAAGATCGCCATCGT GTTGAAGGAGCAGAAAAACCTCAACGCGTTCTTTGCCGTCATGTTCGGCCTGAGCAACAGCGCCGTGCAGAGACTCTGTGGGACGTGGGAG CGGGTGCCGAACAAGACCAGAAGGATCTACTGCGCTTACGAGAGACTGCTG gACCCATCCCGCAACCACAGAGCGTACAGGCTAGCGGTGGCCAAACTCAACCCACCCTACATACCCTTCATGCCCCTTCTGCTTAAAG ACATGACGTTCATCCATGAGGGAAACAAGAATTACACAGATAACCTGGTTAATTTTGAGAAAATG CGTATGATCGCCAAGACGATGAAGATAGTTCGAGGATGCAGAAGCCAACCTTATG TGCCTTCATCCCCACAGAAGGGACTCACAGAAAGGATGTTCGTGGACGCTCCAGCTCTACGTATCTCTACAT ACTCGGACCAGTCCCTCACCGTGCGCAACACCGGCAACATCCGCCACTACATCCAGAACCTCAAAGTCATCGACAACCAGAAGAAGCTCACGCAGCTGTCCAGGGCCATAGAGCGCTGA